Proteins encoded together in one Miscanthus floridulus cultivar M001 chromosome 16, ASM1932011v1, whole genome shotgun sequence window:
- the LOC136510184 gene encoding uncharacterized protein, protein MAALSRFISRLGKKGLSFFKLLKAQEKFIWSEDADKAFTELKRFLTTPPIMSAPQKDETLLIYIAATNRVVSTAIVVEREEVQKLLYAILITSRKLCHYFDAYHIAVVTEYPLGDILCNKKASGRIIKWVVKLGTYTIDFRPRHTIKWQALADFITEWMEMQTPIPIDHPEHWTMYFDGSLNLDGAGPCVFFISPSGDKLRYILRLYIRASNNTIEYEVTLHGLHTAVKLSVKCLQVYGDSTLVINQLNKDWNCTNKKMDAYCTAIRKLEDKFYGIEYHHVLWADNQATDELSKLGLTRTEVPTEVFV, encoded by the exons ATGGCGGCTTTAAGTCGTTTCATATCCCGTCTAGGCAAAAAGGGACTCTccttcttcaagctactcaaggCTCAAGAGAAATTTATCTGGTCAGAGGACGCTGACAAGGCATTCACTGAGCTCAAgcggttcctcaccacacctccGATCATGTCTGCCCCCCAAAAGGATGAAACCCTGCTAATCTACATCGCAGCGACCAACCGGGTAGTCAGCACCGCCATCGTTGTTGAACGAGAAGAG GTCCAAAAGCTATTGTACGCCATCCTGATCACATCCCGGAAGCTCTGTCATTACTTTGACGCCTACCACATAGCGGTAGTTACTGAGTACCCACTCGGTGACATCCTCTGCAACAAGAAAGCCAGTGGacgcatcattaaatgggtggTCAAGCTCGGCACCTATACCATTGACTTTAGGCCTCGCCACACGATCAAGTGGCAGGCGCTCGCCGACTTCATCACCGAGTGGATGGAAATGCAGACTCCTATCCCGATCGACCATCCCGagcactggaccatgtactttgatgggtctctcAACCTCGATGGTGCTGGGCCATGTGTATTTTTCATCTCACCGTCAGGGGATAAGCTTCGCTACATTCTCCGCCTATACATTCGAGCATCCAATAATACTATTGAATACGAGGTGACACTTCATGGTCTCCATACAGCTGTCAAGCTCAGCGTTAAATGCCTCCAGGTGTATGGTGACTCCACCCTTGtgatcaatcagctcaacaaggattggaattgcaccaacaagaagatggacgcttactgcaccgcgataagaaagttagaagacaagttctacggtatcgagtaccaccatgtgctCTGGGCTGACAACCAAGCAACCGATGAGCTATCAAAGTTAGGGTTGACTCGGACTGAAGTTCCTACCGAAGTGTTCGTCTAG
- the LOC136513506 gene encoding uncharacterized protein — MEPRKDDVRSAAQSSIRGSSSSACTSYPIPEYPVAGTVKPVLNYSIQTGEEFSLEFMRAIPKKHPVPGMPHNQNVTSSAGHKDSRVSLGAHRTGGETRFDASIFLTSDNHQPDEVERKPFSENENRRRHMSSTSVPRVPSGGGSSQGLSRGYASSEASETSRMIKILCSFGGKILPRPSDGKLRYVGGETHIIRISRNVSWQELKQKTTAIYNQPHAIKYQLLGEDLDALISVSNDEDLRNMMEECGLLDGDGSQKLRIFLVSSIEFDDMSFSLGSMDSDSGIQYVAAINGMDGIAVNSSSGQGLVNTSMNEPDQFINLNFDSRLTNLSRDGSNLHAVNASTFMPPEMLSRPMPSALYSDNTANLHSYYSHGVQNLQGSDYSNPATSERFHDSEGQRMQNLQGSDYSNPATIERFHDIEGQISIPLSTPSDYRYTSQYAPFSGTASQRSFDQQFYQDAQTEASVKEEKRFSGNMPNQNNELDYFQSLENLSGHTKHHDSSASNYMHSGAPPTAGIQEGVTSSLQPSDSVKSLETCSMPRARSTTQGSDISEDDRHSGGAFASGCSDFQADMIDHSYKIPSPHPGRVFHSEWIPREQAGFLNRLSKSEDSLNPELLIRQSQSGVASEHIAENIDSAEGTEKPNLAAQAINLNDPAVDDSLIQFEKGFTNTVHQVSPFSEHLLGEKRSSDDTSNGNVDKVSHAAEQVAAKGKLDEETSQDVETTNQLGSHAAVPHHISWDAPKPTPPTDCEYDPVVPCSTSSVDVSHKETIIPSTQNRDIAGSTERTSPDILSDFFANANSSAQSSSAFIDPIHSLNMPNYEPQRWSFFRNLAQNEFPKKDEAQDLAKIEEGVYPLDHLEHDTTNVKNLAPQSDAPVEVPPVASHTNVDPSISLPGFVSSQIDNPTTTKSVEGFQVDNPFTNMHEMMPSHLDFEEQKTEEGRAVGPVMDASFKDNDFEYLQIIKDEDLEELRELGSGTFGTVYHGKWRGSDVAIKRIKKSCFTGRSSELERLAHEFWREAEILSKLHHPNVVAFYGVVKDGPGGTLATVTEFMVNGSLRHVLQRKDKYLDRRKRLIIAMDAAFGLEYLHSKNIVHFDLKCDNLLVNLKDQSRPICKVGDFGLSKIKRNTLVSGGVRGTLPWMAPELLNGGSNKVSEKVDVFSFGIVMWEILTGEEPYANMHYGAIIGGIVNNTLRPPVPASCDPEWRRLMEQCWAPDPAQRPAFTEIAGRLRSMSVAANQAKATK; from the exons TCGCAGGCACCGTTAAGCCTGTCCTTAATTATTCAATTCAAACTGGGGAGGAGTTCTCTCTTGAATTCATGAGAGCTATACCCAAGAAACATCCTGTTCCTGGTATGCCTCATAATCAGAATGTCACTTCCAGTGCTGGTCACAAAGATTCTAGAGTAAGCCTTGGTGCTCATCGCACAGGAGGTGAAACTAGATTTGATGCATCGATATTTCTGACCTCAGATAACCATCAACCAGATGAGGTTGAAAGAAAACCTTTTTCTGAAAATGAAAACAGAAGAAGGCACATGTCAAGTACATCAGTTCCACGAGTTCCATCTGGTGGTGGAAGTAGTCAGGGACTGTCCCGTGGCTATGCTTCTTCTGAGGCTTCCGAAACTTCCAGAATGATTAAAATTCTCTGTAGCTTCGGGGGGAAAATATTACCCCGACCGAGTGATGGAAAGCTTAGGTATGTTGGTGGTGAGACCCATATAATTCGGATTAGTAGGAATGTTTCCTGGCAGGAGCTTAAACAGAAGACAACTGCCATATATAATCAACCTCATGCTATCAAGTATCAGTTACTCGGTGAGGATCTTGATGCCTTGATCTCAGTTTCAAATGACGAAGATTTGAGAAATATGATGGAAGAATGTGGTTTGCTTGATGGAGATGGGTCCCAGAAGCTTAGGATATTCcttgtttcttctattgaatttgaTGACATGAGTTTCAGCCTGGGTAGTATGGATAGTGATTCTGGGATCCAATATGTTGCTGCCATCAACGGGATGGATGGAATAGCTGTGAATTCATCTAGCGGCCAGGGTTTAGTAAATACATCCATGAATGAACCCGATCAGTTCATTAATCTCAATTTTGATAGTAGGCTGACAAACTTAAGCAGAGATGGTTCAAATTTGCATGCAGTGAATGCGTCTACTTTCATGCCTCCAGAGATGCTCTCAAGACCAATGCCATCAGCTCTATACAGTGATAATACTGCAAATTTGCACTCTTACTATAGCCATGGGGTGCAGAATTTGCAGGGTTCTGATTACTCTAACCCAGCTACCAGTGAAAGATTTCATGATAGTGAGGGCCAGAGGATGCAGAATTTGCAGGGTTCTGATTACTCTAACCCAGCTACCATTGAAAGATTTCATGACATTGAGGGCCAGATATCTATTCCTCTATCTACACCTTCTGATTATAGATATACGTCCCAGTATGCACCTTTCTCAGGAACTGCTTCACAGCGATCTTTTGATCAACAGTTTTATCAGGATGCTCAGACAGAAGCATCAGTGAAGGAGGAAAAGAGGTTTTCTGGTAACATGCCTAATCAAAATAATGAACTAGATTACTTTCAGTCGCTTGAAAATCTCAGTGGCCATACGAAGCATCATGACTCATCTGCTTCAAACTATATGCATTCAGGAGCCCCCCCTACTGCTGGTATTCAAGAAGGTGTGACATCTTCTCTTCAACCAAGTGACAGTGTCAAGAGCCTAGAGACTTGTTCCATGCCAAGAGCTAGGTCGACAACACAGGGTTCAGATATCAGTGAAGATGATCGCCACTCTGGTGGAGCTTTTGCATCTGGCTGTTCTGACTTTCAGGCTGACATGATAGATCACAGCTATAAGATTCCGTCTCCTCACCCTGGGCGAGTTTTTCATTCTGAGTGGATTCCTAGGGAGCAAGCAGGCTTTCTGAACCGGCTATCTAAATCTGAAGATTCGCTTAATCCTGAACTTTTGATTCGTCAATCGCAGTCTGGCGTTGCAAGTGAACACATTGCAGAAAATATTGACTCTGCAGAGGGGACTGAAAAACCAAATTTAGCTGCCCAGGCTATAAATCTGAATGATCCAGCTGTCGATGATAGTCTCATACAGTTTGAGAAAGGGTTTACCAACACTGTACATCAAGTTTCTCCATTTAGTGAACATCTGCTTGGTGAAAAGAGGTCCTCAGATGACACGAGCAATGGAAATGTGGACAAAGTTAGCCATGCAGCTGAACAGGTTGCAGCTAAAGGCAAACTTGATGAGGAAACTTCTCAAGATGTAGAAACAACTAATCAGCTGGGTTCTCATGCTGCTGTGCCACATCATATTAGTTGGGATGCTCCTAAGCCAACACCGCCAACTGATTGTGAATACGATCCTGTTGTACCATGTTCCACCAGCTCTGTGGATGTTTCTCACAAGGAAACTATTATCCCAAGCACACAGAATAGAGACATTGCTGGTAGTACAGAGAGGACCTCCCCTGACATTCTTTCTGATTTCTTTGCAAATGCTAATTCTTCAGCACAGTCATCCAGTGCTTTTATTGATCCTATCCATAGCCTGAATATGCCTAATTATGAACCCCAGCGATGGTCATTTTTCAGAAATCTTGCACAAAATGAGTTTCCAAAAAAGGATGAGGCCCAAGATCTGGCAAAGATCGAGGAGGGAGTTTATCCCTTAGATCACTTAGAGCATGATACAACTAATGTGAAGAATTTGGCTCCTCAGAGTGATGCCCCTGTGGAAGTGCCTCCAGTAGCTTCCCACACCAATGTTGATCCTAGCATTTCACTTCCAGGTTTTGTCTCATCACAGATTGACAATCCAACGACAACGAAGAGCGTTGAAGGGTTCCAAGTTGATAATCCTTTTACaaatatgcatgaaatgatgccATCTCATCTGGATTTTGAG GAACAGAAGACTGAAGAGGGTAGGGCTGTTGGACCAGTCATGGATGCTTCCTTTAAAGACAATGATTTTGAATACTTGCAG ATTATCAAGGATGAAGACCTTGAAGAGCTTAGGGAACTTGGTTCAGGCACATTTGGAACTGTATACCATGGAAAATGGAGGGGCAGTGATGTAGCCATTAAGAGAATAAAGAAAAGCTGCTTCACAGGACGGTCTTCAGAGCTAGAAAGACTA GCGCACGAATTCTGGCGAGAAGCTGaaattctttcaaagcttcatcATCCAAATGTTGTGGCATTTTATGGCGTTGTGAAAGATGGGCCAGGTGGTACATTGGCAACCGTGACTGAGTTCATGGTTAATGGTTCTCTTCGACATGTTTTGCAGCGCAAGGACAA ATATCTCGATCGTCGTAAGCGGCTTATCATAGCAATGGATGCTGCATTTGGCCTGGAATATTTGCACTCGAAAAATATTGTGCACTTTGACTTGAAGTGTGATAACTTGCTCGTAAATCTTAAAGATCAATCACGTCCCATATGTAAA GTTGGTGACTTTGGCTTGtccaaaataaaaagaaataccTTGGTTTCAGGAGGTGTGAGGGGGACTCTCCCATGGATGGCTCCAGAATTACTCAATGGAGGCAGCAATAAGGTGTCAGAGAAG GTTGATGTATTTTCTTTCGGTATTGTTATGTGGGAAATCCTCACTGGCGAAGAACCATATGCCAATATGCACTATGGCGCAATTATAG GGGGCATTGTAAACAACACACTGAGGCCACCTGTGCCAGCTTCATGTGATCCGGAGTGGAGAAGGCTCATGGAGCAGTGCTGGGCTCCAGATCCGGCACAGCGCCCAGCGTTCACAGAGATTGCTGGACGGCTTCGCTCCATGTCAGTTGCAGCAAATCAGGCGAAGGCAACCAAATAA